A genomic window from Shewanella vesiculosa includes:
- a CDS encoding helix-turn-helix domain-containing protein has protein sequence MNQSQKHDHWTQILTEFKQSHLPIKQFCTERSIHYQTLYYWVKKLNSKEAKQHVQPIVFDQESTDVVVLLLPNGIRAELPSMLSQTQIKHWVAALQ, from the coding sequence ATGAATCAATCGCAAAAACATGACCACTGGACTCAAATACTGACTGAGTTCAAACAAAGCCATTTACCGATTAAACAATTTTGTACTGAGCGGTCAATCCACTATCAAACACTTTACTATTGGGTCAAAAAACTCAACAGTAAAGAGGCCAAGCAACATGTTCAGCCCATTGTCTTTGACCAGGAAAGCACTGATGTCGTGGTGCTATTATTACCTAACGGTATTCGCGCTGAACTCCCTTCGATGCTCAGTCAAACACAAATCAAACATTGGGTTGCAGCACTACAATGA
- a CDS encoding N-6 DNA methylase, translated as MFEQVFKNVDDIFHKDAGCSSELDYTEQSSWMLFLKYLDDLEFTKSQEAEMMAETYEYIIEEQYRWSEWAAPKDAEGKFDHNNALTGDDLMDFVDGQLFPYLKGFKQRADNANTIEYKIGEIFSEIKNKIQSGYSLRDALEKIDSLRFRSQQEKHELSHLYEAKIKNMGNAGRNGGEYYTPRPLIRAMIDVVQPKIGETIYDGAAGSAGFLCEAYDYLRQGGRAGIEGKVKLSTSDLQTLQNDTFYAKEKKSLAYVIAIMNMILHGIEAPNVLHTNTLSENLQDIQPSNQHSIILANPPFGGKERKEVQENFPIQTGETAFLFLQHFIKMLKPGGRAAIVIKNTFLSNTDNAAIALRKELLENCNLHTVLDCPGGTFLGAGVKTVVLFFTKGEPTLNTWFYELNVGRNMGKTNPLNDKDLAEFVELQKAAVSDIKSGETDKSWSLAISNIDQSTYDLSVKNPNVEEATPLREPKVIIDDIIALDK; from the coding sequence ATGTTTGAACAAGTATTTAAAAACGTCGATGACATCTTCCACAAAGACGCAGGTTGCTCATCAGAGCTAGATTACACAGAGCAATCATCATGGATGTTGTTTTTAAAATACCTCGACGATCTTGAGTTTACCAAGTCGCAAGAAGCCGAAATGATGGCTGAAACCTATGAGTACATCATCGAAGAACAATACCGTTGGAGTGAATGGGCTGCGCCAAAAGACGCCGAGGGAAAGTTCGATCATAACAACGCCTTAACGGGTGATGACTTAATGGATTTCGTTGACGGTCAACTGTTCCCTTACTTAAAAGGCTTTAAACAACGTGCAGATAACGCCAATACCATTGAATACAAAATTGGTGAGATTTTTAGCGAGATAAAAAACAAAATTCAAAGTGGCTATTCATTGCGTGACGCACTGGAAAAAATTGACTCATTACGTTTTCGCTCACAGCAAGAAAAACACGAACTAAGCCACTTATACGAAGCCAAAATTAAAAACATGGGTAACGCAGGTCGTAACGGCGGCGAATACTACACACCGCGCCCATTAATCCGCGCGATGATTGACGTAGTACAACCAAAAATTGGTGAAACCATCTACGACGGTGCAGCAGGTTCAGCAGGTTTTTTATGTGAAGCCTACGACTACCTACGTCAAGGTGGTCGTGCTGGTATTGAAGGCAAAGTTAAATTAAGCACCAGTGACTTACAAACTCTGCAAAATGACACGTTTTACGCCAAAGAGAAAAAGTCATTGGCTTACGTTATTGCCATCATGAACATGATTTTACACGGTATTGAAGCGCCAAATGTATTACACACCAATACCTTAAGTGAAAACCTGCAAGACATTCAGCCCAGCAACCAACACAGTATCATTCTGGCAAACCCACCATTTGGCGGCAAAGAGCGCAAAGAGGTGCAAGAGAACTTCCCAATCCAAACGGGCGAAACGGCATTCTTGTTTTTACAACACTTTATTAAAATGCTCAAACCTGGTGGCCGCGCAGCGATTGTTATTAAAAATACCTTTTTAAGTAATACCGACAATGCCGCTATCGCCCTACGTAAAGAACTACTGGAAAACTGTAATTTACATACCGTACTTGATTGCCCTGGTGGTACGTTCTTAGGTGCGGGTGTAAAAACCGTTGTGCTGTTCTTTACCAAAGGTGAACCAACGCTTAATACGTGGTTTTACGAATTAAATGTCGGACGTAATATGGGCAAAACAAACCCACTAAACGATAAAGATTTAGCCGAGTTTGTTGAATTGCAGAAAGCAGCCGTCAGCGATATAAAAAGCGGTGAAACAGATAAATCATGGTCATTGGCTATCAGCAATATTGACCAAAGCACATATGACTTATCTGTTAAAAACCCCAACGTTGAAGAAGCTACACCACTGCGTGAACCTAAAGTGATTATTGATGACATTATTGCACTTGATAAGTAA
- a CDS encoding helix-turn-helix domain-containing protein, producing MSDLVKQFGEMLREKRKEAGYSQEAFAAYVGIERGNYGKMERGIVNIKIETLYKLANALNCEFEEIMPPRTKYKINLD from the coding sequence GTGAGTGATTTAGTTAAGCAGTTTGGTGAAATGTTGCGCGAAAAGCGAAAGGAAGCGGGTTATTCCCAAGAAGCCTTTGCAGCATATGTAGGTATAGAAAGAGGTAACTACGGCAAGATGGAACGAGGCATAGTTAATATAAAAATAGAAACATTATACAAATTAGCCAATGCATTAAATTGTGAATTTGAAGAGATAATGCCGCCAAGAACAAAGTATAAAATTAATTTAGATTAG